GAAAGCGGCGGAAGCGCCGGTCAGGTCGGTTGCCTCCAGGCGCGCGGTCAGAGGGAGGGGCCCCGCGGCCGACATGACGTTGGTCTCGGCGATAAATATGGCTTCCCGGGAAGGGTCCTCGCTTCCGTCCGCCTTCACCGGGACCATCTTTCGGACGGTGGCCAGCTTGAGGTCGGAATATATTTCCTCCCGATAGAAACCGTCGGGGTCGATGGTTATTTCGTCGATACTGCTGGGTTTCGTTTCTTCCATTGTCTTCTCCTTGGCGTATGTCCGGCCCGAGTACTATACCCTAAACGCATCCGTATCCCCAACGTCAATTCTCCCGGGGGTACAATACCAGGGAAAGCCAGCGTTCCCCCTGTTCCCCCAGCCGCCAGCGGCTCCCTTCCCTCACCACGATTCTCGGGCCGTTGCGCCCCAGGGCCCGGCCATCGACCCCGGTGACGACCGCGGCGGATTCCTCCAGCGCGGCCAGCTCGGCGGCAGCGGCGTTTCTGCCCTC
The sequence above is drawn from the bacterium genome and encodes:
- a CDS encoding cytoplasmic protein, which codes for MEETKPSSIDEITIDPDGFYREEIYSDLKLATVRKMVPVKADGSEDPSREAIFIAETNVMSAAGPLPLTARLEATDLTGASAAFPGAIKKAMDRMVEEINELRRRESSRIVVPGETSGLGPASGAHGMGSIKLT